The Tissierella sp. genome has a segment encoding these proteins:
- the oraE gene encoding D-ornithine 4,5-aminomutase subunit OraE, giving the protein MELKPNEKLDIKLILEDLDKYRPRRRGWHWREGVGENRQIGKFEYYDMSEPLEKSQPLPAAKYFDNIDPQPQPVITTEIASGRFEDDIRRMRMAAWHGADHIMVIRTAGQSHFESLIEGTPQGVGGIPITRKQVRAQRKALDFIEDEVGRPINYHSYVSGVAGPEIAVMFAEEGVNGAHQDPQYNVLYRNINMVRSFVDAAEAKSVMAWADIAQIDGAHNANATAREAWKVMPELMVQHAINSMFSVKVGMKKENICLSTVPPTAPPAPCMRLDLPYAVALRELFKDYKMRAQQNTKYMESSAREATVTHVLNLLISQLTRADIQSTITPDEGRNVPWHIYNIEAVDTAKQAFSGMDGLGTMVEIKRDKGELADKVRELKERAILFMEEIIETGGYFNAVEAGFFVDSGYYPERNSDGIIRKANAGVGEGTVYERDNDYLAPVTAHFGYNNVEQYDKSLVENPAALIGGGTFEDPSKIIFIDELDENDNVNVRLEEVKDLTNTSKIKPEVQWMGDGIILITLFLPTEERIAEFAAIEIGKKMGLEDVEVIHKEVMQASEGTRIELKGKVAFSIDINDLVIPPKPKILTEDEIRGDIKEKPMKIVAATVGEDEHSVGIREIIDIKHGGIEKYGVECHILGTSISVEKLVDAAIELNADAILSSTIISHDDIHYKNMKKLNDLCIEKGIRDKIILIAGGTQVSNELAIESGMDAGFGRGTKGEHVATFLVEKRRAMSNEN; this is encoded by the coding sequence ATGGAATTAAAACCAAATGAAAAATTGGATATTAAATTAATTTTAGAAGATTTAGATAAATATAGACCAAGAAGAAGAGGTTGGCACTGGAGAGAGGGAGTAGGAGAAAATAGACAAATTGGTAAATTTGAATATTATGATATGTCAGAACCACTTGAGAAAAGTCAACCACTACCTGCAGCTAAATATTTTGACAACATAGATCCACAACCACAGCCAGTAATTACTACTGAAATTGCTTCAGGTAGATTTGAAGATGATATAAGACGTATGAGAATGGCTGCTTGGCATGGTGCAGATCATATAATGGTTATTAGGACTGCAGGGCAATCTCATTTTGAAAGTCTAATTGAAGGAACTCCACAAGGAGTAGGTGGGATTCCTATCACAAGAAAACAAGTTAGAGCTCAAAGAAAAGCCCTAGATTTTATAGAAGATGAAGTTGGTAGACCAATTAATTACCATTCCTATGTATCAGGTGTAGCTGGTCCAGAAATTGCAGTTATGTTTGCAGAGGAAGGTGTAAATGGAGCTCACCAAGATCCTCAATATAATGTTCTTTATAGAAATATTAATATGGTTAGATCCTTTGTTGATGCAGCAGAAGCAAAGAGTGTTATGGCATGGGCAGATATTGCTCAAATAGATGGTGCTCACAATGCTAATGCAACTGCAAGAGAAGCTTGGAAAGTAATGCCTGAGCTTATGGTGCAACATGCGATAAATTCCATGTTTTCTGTAAAAGTTGGAATGAAGAAAGAGAATATTTGTCTTTCAACTGTACCACCAACAGCACCACCAGCTCCTTGTATGAGATTGGATTTACCTTATGCTGTAGCTTTAAGAGAATTATTTAAAGACTATAAAATGAGAGCACAACAAAATACTAAGTACATGGAATCTTCAGCCAGGGAAGCCACTGTTACTCATGTATTGAATCTGTTGATTTCACAACTGACTAGAGCGGATATTCAATCTACAATTACTCCTGATGAAGGAAGAAATGTACCGTGGCATATATATAACATTGAGGCAGTAGATACAGCAAAACAAGCTTTCTCAGGTATGGATGGACTTGGAACAATGGTTGAAATCAAAAGAGATAAAGGTGAATTAGCTGATAAGGTTAGGGAATTAAAAGAAAGAGCTATCCTATTTATGGAAGAAATAATTGAAACTGGTGGATATTTTAATGCAGTAGAAGCTGGATTCTTCGTTGATTCTGGTTATTATCCTGAAAGAAATAGTGATGGCATAATAAGAAAAGCTAATGCAGGAGTAGGAGAAGGAACTGTATATGAAAGAGATAATGACTATTTGGCTCCAGTAACTGCACATTTTGGATATAACAATGTGGAGCAATATGATAAGAGTCTAGTAGAAAATCCAGCTGCTTTAATCGGCGGAGGAACCTTTGAAGATCCTTCTAAAATTATATTCATAGATGAGTTAGATGAAAATGACAATGTTAATGTAAGACTAGAAGAAGTTAAAGACCTAACAAATACATCTAAAATCAAACCTGAAGTACAATGGATGGGAGATGGAATAATTTTAATTACATTATTCTTGCCTACTGAAGAAAGAATAGCAGAATTTGCTGCCATAGAAATAGGAAAGAAAATGGGCTTAGAGGATGTAGAAGTAATCCACAAAGAAGTAATGCAAGCTTCAGAAGGAACTCGTATTGAATTAAAAGGAAAGGTAGCATTTAGTATTGATATTAATGATTTAGTTATACCACCTAAACCAAAGATATTAACAGAAGATGAGATACGAGGAGATATCAAAGAGAAACCAATGAAGATTGTAGCAGCAACTGTTGGTGAAGATGAACACTCCGTTGGAATCAGAGAAATTATAGATATTAAACATGGTGGAATAGAGAAATATGGTGTTGAATGCCATATCCTAGGTACATCAATATCTGTAGAAAAATTAGTTGATGCTGCTATTGAACTTAATGCAGATGCTATACTTTCATCAACAATAATTTCACATGATGATATTCACTATAAAAACATGAAAAAATTAAATGATTTATGTATAGAAAAAGGAATAAGAGATAAGATCATACTTATTGCTGGAGGAACTCAAGTATCCAATGAACTAGCTATAGAATCTGGTATGGATGCTGGATTTGGAAGAGGTACAAAAGGAGAACATGTTGCTACATTCTTAGTTGAAAAGAGAAGAGCGATGAGCAATGAAAATTGA
- a CDS encoding sigma 54-interacting transcriptional regulator, whose translation MSKVDINKILVQNILHHADIGIHVIDDNRKTIFYNNVMASLEGLEVNQVLYKDILDNFPTLNEDTSTLIKVLHTGESILNSTQSYLNFKGKRITTINSTIPLYANESIVGALEIANNITHIKNLSDQLIDLQNELKSTKSDRNSIKNKIRRYKFEDIVGENQSLILAKKVAEKATKSASSVLIYGDTGTGKEIFAQSIHYGGIRASKPFIAQNCAAIPEALLEGILFGTDKGGFTGAIEREGIFEQANGGTLMLDEINSMSLPLQAKLLRVLQEGYIRRVGGIKDIPVDVRIIATTNENPLDSIKNGTIRKDLYYRLNVIFIPIPSLKERKDDIPILTTHFINKYNQILGKKAVGISDSVLNSFMEYPWPGNVRELENVIEGAMNIVDVENNILENEDFLSSIHIVQDKPLSNATIFKEVKEPLPVILETMEKDLILNSLKKNQNNISKTAEELGIKRQTLQHKLKKYNI comes from the coding sequence AATGGCTTCATTAGAAGGATTAGAAGTTAATCAAGTATTATATAAGGATATTTTAGATAATTTTCCTACCCTAAATGAAGACACATCAACACTAATCAAAGTACTTCATACAGGAGAATCTATATTAAATAGTACTCAATCTTATCTTAATTTTAAAGGGAAGAGGATAACTACAATAAACTCCACTATACCCCTTTATGCTAATGAAAGCATAGTGGGAGCTTTAGAAATTGCAAACAATATCACACATATTAAGAATTTATCTGATCAATTAATAGATTTACAAAATGAATTAAAATCAACTAAATCAGATAGAAATAGTATTAAAAATAAGATTAGAAGGTATAAATTTGAAGATATTGTAGGAGAAAACCAAAGCTTAATACTAGCTAAGAAAGTTGCAGAGAAAGCTACAAAATCTGCATCTTCTGTTCTTATATATGGGGATACGGGAACAGGAAAAGAGATATTTGCTCAAAGCATTCATTATGGAGGAATAAGAGCTAGTAAACCATTTATTGCACAAAATTGTGCAGCAATCCCAGAAGCTTTACTTGAGGGAATATTATTTGGCACAGATAAAGGTGGTTTTACAGGAGCCATTGAAAGAGAGGGAATATTTGAACAGGCTAATGGTGGAACATTAATGTTAGATGAAATTAATTCAATGTCCTTACCTTTACAAGCAAAACTTCTTAGGGTATTACAAGAGGGATATATAAGGCGTGTTGGAGGAATAAAGGACATACCTGTTGATGTTAGAATAATTGCTACAACCAATGAAAATCCACTAGATAGCATAAAAAATGGAACCATTAGAAAAGATTTATATTATAGATTAAATGTAATTTTCATACCTATACCATCCTTAAAAGAGAGAAAAGATGATATTCCTATACTAACCACACATTTTATTAATAAATATAATCAAATACTTGGGAAAAAAGCAGTTGGAATATCTGATAGTGTACTTAATTCATTTATGGAGTATCCATGGCCAGGAAATGTTAGGGAATTGGAAAATGTAATTGAAGGAGCTATGAATATAGTAGATGTAGAAAATAATATTCTAGAAAATGAAGACTTTCTTTCTTCGATACATATTGTACAGGATAAGCCTCTTAGTAATGCGACAATATTTAAAGAGGTAAAAGAACCTCTACCTGTAATTTTAGAAACTATGGAGAAGGATTTAATACTTAATTCCTTAAAAAAAAATCAAAACAATATATCTAAAACAGCTGAAGAATTGGGAATAAAAAGACAAACATTGCAACATAAATTAAAAAAATATAACATTTAA
- a CDS encoding replication-associated recombination protein A: MDLFTLSMEEKLKRNAPLADRMRPTKISEFVGQDHLLGEGKFLYRSIKADRITSMIFFGPPGTGKTTLAMIIANTTNMIFEKLSAVTSGVKDIREVMERAEESLKLYNKRTILFVDEIHRFNKSQQDALLPFVERGIIILIGATTENPYFEVNKALLSRVMVLKLESLTRVDLRKLISNALNNTEKGLGEYRINLSDEAINYLITISEGDGRTILNSLEIGVLSTPADEKEIIQIDLETIKESIQIKTASYDKDGDEHYDTISAFIKSMRGSDPNATLYWLAKMINAGEDPKFIARRIIICASEDVGNADPNALNIAVSAFNAVNLIGMPEGRIPLAQAAVYIATAPKSNAAYLGIDKALEDIRSKEIGKVPTHLRDGSYPGAKNLGNGIGYKYPHDYEGAYIPQQYLPDEFVGKKYYEPTENGYEKEIRKRLQ, from the coding sequence ATGGATTTATTTACTTTAAGTATGGAAGAAAAATTGAAAAGAAATGCGCCTTTAGCTGATAGAATGAGACCTACTAAAATCAGTGAATTTGTAGGACAAGATCATTTATTAGGTGAGGGGAAATTTCTATATAGGTCTATTAAGGCAGACAGAATTACATCCATGATATTCTTTGGACCTCCCGGCACTGGGAAAACTACTTTAGCTATGATAATTGCTAATACAACAAATATGATATTTGAAAAACTATCAGCTGTGACATCAGGAGTTAAAGATATTAGGGAAGTCATGGAGAGAGCAGAAGAAAGCTTAAAACTATATAATAAAAGAACAATATTATTCGTAGATGAGATTCATAGATTTAACAAATCACAGCAGGATGCATTACTTCCTTTCGTAGAAAGAGGAATAATTATATTAATAGGTGCTACAACTGAAAACCCCTATTTCGAAGTAAATAAAGCATTATTATCTAGGGTTATGGTGTTAAAATTAGAATCCTTGACTAGAGTTGATTTAAGAAAACTCATCAGTAATGCTTTAAATAATACAGAAAAGGGATTAGGTGAATATAGGATTAATTTATCAGATGAGGCTATAAATTACCTTATTACAATTTCAGAGGGAGATGGTAGAACTATACTTAACTCCTTGGAGATTGGAGTGCTTTCAACTCCTGCAGATGAAAAAGAAATAATACAAATAGATTTAGAAACAATAAAGGAATCTATCCAAATAAAAACAGCAAGCTATGATAAAGATGGGGATGAACATTATGATACTATTTCTGCATTTATAAAAAGTATGAGAGGTTCTGATCCAAATGCAACTTTATACTGGTTGGCAAAGATGATAAATGCTGGAGAAGATCCTAAGTTTATTGCCAGAAGAATAATCATATGTGCATCAGAAGATGTGGGGAATGCAGACCCTAATGCATTAAATATTGCAGTGTCAGCTTTTAATGCAGTGAATCTAATTGGAATGCCAGAAGGAAGAATACCTTTAGCTCAAGCTGCAGTATATATAGCCACAGCTCCAAAGAGCAATGCTGCGTATTTAGGTATTGATAAAGCTTTAGAGGATATCAGATCTAAAGAAATAGGTAAGGTTCCAACACATTTAAGGGATGGATCTTATCCTGGAGCAAAAAACTTGGGAAATGGTATAGGTTATAAATATCCCCATGACTATGAAGGAGCATATATACCACAGCAATACCTACCTGATGAATTCGTAGGTAAAAAATACTATGAACCTACAGAAAATGGATATGAGAAGGAAATAAGAAAAAGATTACAATAA
- the ord gene encoding 2,4-diaminopentanoate dehydrogenase, translating into MRKDNVRVIVWGLGSMGKGIAEMLLNKKGVDVVGAVVRGDKIGKSMYDFLDMERGEREDLLTGSYEDVIKEGAADIVVIATDSFTKESFDKMEYCLTRKINVVSTAEEMAYPQAQQPELSKKLDRIAKENGVTVLGTGINPGLIMDLLVITLTGACIDVEKIKAERINNLSPFGPAVMHGQGVGITVDEFNKRVAENNLDGHVGFPESITMISDALGWKLSDEIKLDRAPIVSSVYRKAPYAEVQAGDVAGCNMKGFGYVDGELKIEMLHPQQVEPQLEGGTTGDYITITGTPNVNMKITPEIPGGIGTIAMTVNMIPNVINARPGLKTMIDLPVPRAIMGDMRDLIED; encoded by the coding sequence ATGAGAAAAGATAATGTAAGAGTAATAGTATGGGGATTAGGATCCATGGGCAAAGGTATAGCAGAGATGCTCTTAAACAAAAAGGGTGTAGATGTAGTAGGAGCAGTTGTAAGAGGAGATAAAATAGGAAAATCCATGTATGATTTCTTAGATATGGAAAGAGGAGAGAGAGAAGATTTACTTACAGGTTCTTATGAAGATGTAATAAAGGAAGGCGCTGCAGATATTGTAGTAATAGCTACTGATTCTTTTACAAAAGAGTCCTTTGATAAGATGGAGTATTGCCTAACAAGAAAAATCAATGTAGTATCAACTGCAGAAGAAATGGCATATCCACAAGCTCAACAACCAGAGCTATCTAAAAAATTAGATAGAATAGCAAAGGAAAACGGAGTTACTGTATTGGGTACAGGAATCAACCCAGGATTAATAATGGATTTACTAGTAATTACACTTACTGGAGCATGTATAGATGTAGAAAAGATTAAAGCTGAAAGAATCAATAACCTTTCTCCATTTGGTCCAGCAGTAATGCATGGTCAAGGAGTAGGTATCACTGTAGATGAATTTAACAAAAGAGTAGCAGAAAATAACTTGGATGGCCATGTAGGATTCCCAGAGTCTATTACTATGATATCAGACGCTTTAGGATGGAAATTAAGCGATGAAATTAAATTAGATAGAGCACCTATAGTTTCATCTGTATATAGAAAAGCTCCATATGCTGAAGTACAAGCTGGGGATGTAGCAGGATGTAATATGAAGGGATTCGGTTATGTAGACGGAGAATTAAAAATTGAAATGCTTCATCCACAACAAGTAGAGCCACAATTAGAAGGCGGTACAACTGGTGATTATATAACTATAACAGGAACACCAAATGTTAATATGAAAATAACGCCTGAAATCCCTGGTGGTATTGGAACTATAGCTATGACTGTTAACATGATTCCAAATGTAATCAACGCAAGACCAGGCCTAAAGACTATGATAGACCTACCGGTGCCAAGAGCAATCATGGGAGATATGAGAGACCTTATAGAAGACTAA
- the ortA gene encoding 2-amino-4-oxopentanoate thiolase subunit OrtA, giving the protein MDAKRGDWVRIRNVVLEVGQRSTSIPEDTQNVPLEMWVKGFLLDESANIGDKVKIETYIGRTVEGNLLEVNPYYKHDFGKFVPELLYIGRQARELLAKDGE; this is encoded by the coding sequence ATGGATGCAAAACGTGGAGATTGGGTAAGAATTCGTAATGTAGTATTGGAAGTCGGACAAAGATCTACAAGTATTCCAGAGGATACACAAAATGTACCTCTAGAAATGTGGGTAAAAGGATTTTTGCTAGACGAAAGTGCAAATATTGGTGATAAGGTAAAGATAGAAACTTATATTGGAAGAACAGTAGAAGGTAATTTATTAGAAGTTAATCCATATTATAAACATGACTTTGGAAAATTTGTTCCGGAACTTTTATATATAGGTCGTCAAGCAAGAGAATTATTAGCAAAGGATGGTGAATAA
- a CDS encoding ornithine aminomutase subunit alpha — translation MSREDDFQDRRKHLANLSEEELENKFWELAEKVVNPIVELARKNTSPSIERSVLLRMGFSSVEAKSIVDGAIDRGIIGKGAGHIVYKLAKEKNMTIREAGLKLGEGQMWDDVATLFKGGAN, via the coding sequence ATGAGTCGAGAAGATGATTTTCAAGATAGAAGAAAGCATTTAGCTAATTTATCAGAAGAAGAATTGGAAAACAAGTTTTGGGAATTAGCTGAAAAAGTAGTTAATCCAATAGTAGAGTTGGCTAGAAAGAATACATCTCCATCTATTGAAAGATCAGTATTGTTAAGAATGGGTTTCTCAAGTGTAGAAGCTAAATCCATAGTAGATGGTGCCATTGACAGAGGGATAATAGGTAAAGGTGCAGGGCATATAGTCTATAAACTGGCTAAAGAAAAGAATATGACAATAAGGGAAGCAGGACTAAAATTAGGTGAAGGACAAATGTGGGATGATGTTGCAACTTTATTTAAAGGAGGTGCCAACTAA
- a CDS encoding GlmL-related ornithine degradation protein, with the protein MKIDLLVAEIGSTTTVVNAFNDLGTCPKFIGQGQSATSVLEGDVNIGLKGAIEDLAKYLSVEFIEYNELIATSSAAGGLRMTVHGLVYDMTVKAAKEAALGAGANIKFITAGKLRKSDLKKIEEIKPNIILIAGGVDYGERDTAFYNCQLIAEMNLSIPVIYAGNIENHEDVKDVFREKQSELYIVDNVYPKIDELNVEPTRKVIQEVFEKHIIHAPGMEHVREMVTGPIMPTPGAVMAASHLLYDKIGDLVTIDVGGATTDVHSVAEDSDEISRILLNPEPKAKRTVEGDLGVYINMINIVDLVGKEELVKQLDISMEELEDLISHHKPIPETDLEKQFVEKMTLYATIIAIKRHAGGLKHLYGPGGKKTVAEGKDLTQTKYIIGTGGALTRLPNRKMILKKIALSNKGNDLLPNTEAKILIDNHYIMASLGVMSKRYPELALKLLENSLKE; encoded by the coding sequence ATGAAAATTGATCTATTAGTTGCTGAAATAGGAAGTACCACAACTGTAGTTAATGCATTCAATGATTTAGGCACCTGCCCGAAATTTATCGGGCAGGGTCAATCTGCTACATCTGTATTAGAAGGTGATGTTAATATAGGCTTAAAAGGAGCCATTGAAGACTTAGCAAAGTATCTATCCGTAGAGTTTATCGAGTATAATGAGCTTATAGCCACTAGTTCTGCTGCAGGAGGTCTAAGGATGACTGTTCATGGATTAGTCTATGATATGACAGTTAAAGCGGCTAAAGAGGCTGCATTAGGCGCAGGAGCTAACATAAAGTTCATCACTGCAGGCAAGCTTAGAAAATCTGATTTAAAAAAGATTGAAGAAATAAAACCGAATATCATATTGATTGCTGGCGGAGTAGATTATGGTGAAAGAGATACAGCCTTTTACAATTGTCAACTTATTGCAGAAATGAATTTGAGTATTCCAGTTATCTATGCTGGAAATATAGAAAATCATGAAGATGTGAAGGATGTATTTAGAGAAAAACAATCAGAACTTTATATTGTTGATAATGTTTATCCTAAAATAGATGAATTAAATGTAGAACCTACTAGGAAAGTAATTCAAGAAGTATTTGAGAAACATATAATCCATGCACCAGGGATGGAACATGTAAGGGAAATGGTAACTGGGCCTATTATGCCAACACCAGGAGCAGTAATGGCTGCATCTCATCTTTTATATGATAAAATAGGTGATTTAGTTACAATAGATGTAGGCGGAGCTACAACAGATGTTCATTCTGTTGCAGAAGATAGTGATGAAATATCAAGAATTCTATTAAACCCAGAGCCTAAGGCTAAGAGAACTGTTGAAGGTGATCTTGGAGTTTATATTAATATGATAAACATTGTAGATCTTGTAGGAAAAGAAGAGTTAGTTAAGCAACTTGACATTTCAATGGAAGAACTGGAGGATTTAATTTCCCACCATAAGCCAATTCCAGAAACAGATTTAGAAAAACAATTTGTAGAAAAAATGACTTTATATGCAACTATAATAGCAATTAAAAGGCATGCGGGAGGGCTAAAACATTTATATGGACCAGGTGGTAAGAAGACCGTCGCTGAGGGGAAGGACTTAACCCAAACGAAGTATATTATAGGAACAGGTGGTGCACTAACAAGGCTGCCTAATAGAAAAATGATATTGAAGAAAATTGCACTTTCAAATAAAGGAAATGACTTACTTCCAAACACAGAAGCTAAAATATTAATAGATAATCACTATATTATGGCATCTCTAGGAGTAATGTCTAAAAGATATCCAGAATTAGCATTAAAGCTTTTAGAAAATAGTCTAAAAGAGTAA
- the ortB gene encoding 2-amino-4-oxopentanoate thiolase subunit OrtB — MTRDMSYDAVMARRPEIMKEAVGIDYELFESGSVAFDYEKMMRETGYSLNEIEEIQGKTGVGNTPVLELRNLTELARKFAPKGKGARIFVKDEASNPSGSFKARRAATACYHAKKLGYKGVIAATSGNYGSAVASQAAMQGLKCIIVQECYDSRGVGQPEIIEKARACEAYGAEVVQLSVGPELFYTFLVLLEETGYFNASLYSPFGIAGVETLGYELSMEFREREGKDPDVVVITNAGGGNLTGTARGLIKAGATHTQIVGASVSLQGLHMASDTQFNKKSFTTGHTGFGIPYATWPDRSDVPRSAARPIRYIDRYVTMNQGSVFYMTELLAQIEGLERGPAGNTALTAAFKLAQEMDEDQIIVVQETEYTGAGKHINPQLTFARENGIKILIGDPSEEVPGENIILPKDPSYIKIEELDMNKNRKSLIRNAINHIHATKVTKEDLEFLVEETKSNMEFVKETLNELGVSY; from the coding sequence ATGACTAGAGATATGAGTTATGATGCAGTTATGGCTAGAAGACCAGAGATAATGAAAGAAGCAGTAGGCATAGATTATGAATTATTTGAATCAGGTAGCGTAGCCTTTGATTATGAAAAGATGATGAGAGAGACTGGATATAGTCTAAATGAAATTGAAGAAATTCAAGGGAAAACAGGAGTTGGTAATACACCTGTACTTGAGTTAAGAAATTTAACTGAATTAGCAAGGAAATTTGCGCCAAAAGGAAAAGGTGCAAGAATATTTGTTAAAGATGAAGCAAGCAATCCTTCAGGAAGCTTCAAAGCAAGAAGAGCAGCCACAGCATGCTATCATGCGAAAAAGTTAGGCTATAAAGGTGTCATAGCTGCTACATCAGGTAACTATGGATCTGCAGTAGCATCTCAAGCAGCAATGCAAGGTTTGAAATGTATTATAGTTCAAGAATGTTATGATTCTAGGGGAGTAGGTCAACCAGAGATAATCGAAAAAGCTAGAGCTTGTGAAGCTTATGGTGCAGAAGTAGTTCAATTATCAGTAGGACCAGAGCTATTCTACACTTTTTTGGTATTGTTAGAAGAAACCGGTTATTTTAATGCTTCTTTATATTCCCCATTTGGTATAGCCGGAGTTGAGACTCTTGGATATGAATTATCTATGGAATTTAGAGAAAGAGAAGGAAAGGATCCAGATGTAGTAGTTATTACAAATGCAGGTGGAGGAAACTTAACCGGTACTGCTAGAGGATTAATTAAGGCTGGAGCAACACATACTCAAATTGTAGGTGCAAGTGTTAGTTTACAAGGACTTCACATGGCATCAGATACTCAATTTAACAAAAAATCATTTACAACAGGACACACTGGATTTGGAATACCATATGCTACTTGGCCAGATAGATCTGATGTACCTAGATCAGCTGCTAGACCAATTAGATATATAGATAGATATGTAACTATGAATCAAGGTTCAGTATTTTATATGACAGAACTTCTAGCTCAAATAGAAGGACTTGAAAGAGGACCAGCAGGAAATACTGCTTTAACTGCAGCTTTTAAACTGGCTCAAGAAATGGATGAAGATCAAATAATTGTAGTACAGGAAACTGAATATACTGGAGCAGGAAAACATATCAATCCTCAACTTACTTTTGCTAGGGAAAATGGTATAAAAATATTAATAGGTGACCCATCAGAAGAAGTACCAGGAGAGAATATAATACTTCCAAAGGATCCATCCTACATTAAGATAGAAGAATTAGATATGAATAAGAACAGAAAATCATTAATAAGAAATGCTATTAATCATATACATGCTACTAAGGTAACAAAAGAAGATTTGGAGTTTTTAGTTGAAGAGACTAAATCTAATATGGAATTTGTGAAAGAAACATTAAATGAATTAGGTGTAAGCTATTAA
- the orr gene encoding ornithine racemase Orr — protein MSYPRMTIDLETIRNNVKSVVRLCNTQDIKVAGVTKVFCGDPKIAKAYIDGGVSYLADSRIENLIRLKELDIPKIMLRLPMVSEVEKIVEYADISLNSEVETITLLSEKALEKNKVHKIILMVDLGDLREGYYKEESLFEDIEKILKLRGVKIIGLGTNLTCYGGIIPTKETLERLSTLEKQIEKRFDIELEILSGGNSSTVHLLQDNKISGLNNLRLGESLVLGTESAYGKQLEATKNNAFKLQVQIIEVKEKPSLPTGNIGRDAFGNIPTFTDRGIRRRILCAVGKQDVEFGSLYPLDEGIIILGGSSDHLILDGSDSEMDYKVGDIIEFRMSYVGILRSMTSQYIGKDIIE, from the coding sequence ATGAGCTATCCTAGGATGACCATTGATTTAGAAACTATTCGTAATAATGTAAAGTCTGTAGTTAGGCTATGCAATACTCAAGATATAAAAGTAGCAGGAGTTACAAAGGTATTTTGTGGAGATCCAAAAATAGCTAAAGCATATATTGATGGTGGAGTAAGTTATTTAGCAGATTCTAGAATTGAGAATTTAATTAGATTGAAGGAATTAGATATACCTAAGATAATGCTTAGACTTCCTATGGTATCAGAAGTAGAAAAAATAGTTGAATATGCAGATATATCTCTTAATTCAGAAGTAGAGACCATTACATTATTATCAGAAAAAGCCTTGGAAAAAAACAAAGTCCATAAGATTATTTTAATGGTAGATCTTGGTGATTTGAGAGAAGGATACTACAAAGAAGAATCTCTATTTGAAGATATTGAAAAGATTCTTAAGTTAAGGGGAGTTAAAATCATAGGGCTAGGCACAAATTTGACCTGCTATGGTGGAATTATACCAACCAAAGAAACTCTAGAGAGACTAAGTACTTTAGAAAAACAAATAGAAAAAAGATTTGATATTGAATTAGAGATACTTTCTGGAGGGAATTCTAGTACCGTTCATCTACTACAAGATAATAAAATTAGTGGATTAAATAACTTAAGATTAGGTGAGTCTTTAGTTCTTGGGACTGAATCTGCATATGGCAAGCAATTAGAAGCTACAAAAAATAACGCATTTAAACTTCAAGTGCAGATTATTGAGGTTAAAGAGAAACCTTCACTTCCTACTGGAAACATAGGTAGAGATGCCTTTGGAAATATACCCACATTTACAGATAGGGGAATTCGTAGGAGAATCCTTTGTGCTGTGGGAAAGCAAGATGTTGAATTTGGATCTCTTTATCCCTTAGACGAAGGAATAATTATCCTTGGTGGTAGTTCAGATCACCTTATATTAGATGGGTCTGATAGTGAGATGGATTATAAAGTAGGAGATATTATAGAATTTAGGATGTCTTATGTTGGTATACTAAGAAGCATGACTTCTCAATATATTGGAAAAGACATAATTGAATAA